One genomic segment of Anticarsia gemmatalis isolate Benzon Research Colony breed Stoneville strain chromosome Z, ilAntGemm2 primary, whole genome shotgun sequence includes these proteins:
- the LOC142986200 gene encoding clavesin-1-like, translating into MTTASVLLTVTTTWNISTDKIDKEGSCLGRSIKHITAEAAKEVRESPATKEQALAIMREWVQQNGDIKNVRLDESFILRFLRHKKYSIPMAQQTLLKFLSLRRYYPEIFKNLDCDDPKLKDILNNGYIVVSPVRDSKGRRVIVYNMSKFNAHKYNCWDMTRAHILVYDSLLEDSLDQMCGYVHVGDGSGVTGAHITTWNPTDFARLIKWGEQSLPMRHKEFHCVNVPSALKYIVDFAASKATPKMAERLNMHTNLKQLHQHIDAGCLPASYGGTLQLEDMVKYTRQLLSDQKKKVLALDDMEILSTRGIISSRKSQTQTVNGDVAIQGSFRKLEID; encoded by the exons ATGACGACCGCGAGCGTGTTGTTGACAGTGACCACCACGTGGAACATCTCCACTGACAAGATTGATAAAGAAGGGTCCTGTCTAGGACGTTCCATCAAACACATCACTGCGGAGGCAGCTAAAGAAGTGCGAGAAAGTCCTGCCACTAAGGAACAAGCACTTGCCATAATGAGAGAATGGGTACAACAAAATGGAGACATCAAAAATGTTCGCCTGg ATGAATCGTTCATTCTCCGATTTTTGCGTCACAAGAAGTACAGCATACCAATGGCTCAGCAAACATTACTTAAGTTTTTGAGTCTCAGAAGATATTACCCTGAAATTTTCAAGAATCTTGATTGCGACGATCCGAAATTGAAGGATATTCTCAACAATGG GTACATAGTGGTTTCACCGGTTCGAGACAGCAAGGGTCGCCGGGTCATCGTTTACAATATGA GTAAATTCAACGCGCACAAGTACAACTGCTGGGACATGACACGCGCTCACATCCTGGTTTACGATTCCCTGCTGGAGGATTCCCTCGACCAGATGTGCGGCTACGTGCACGTAGGCGATGGCAGCGGAGTCACCGGCGCCCACATCACCACTTGGAACCCCACCGATTTCGCCAGGCTTATCAAATGGGGAGAG CAATCTTTGCCGATGCGTCACAAGGAATTCCATTGTGTTAACGTACCAAGTGCTCTCAAATACATCGTCGACTTCGCAGCGAGCAAAGCCACACCGAAAATGGCTGAGAGACTCaat ATGCACACTAACCTGAAACAGCTACATCAGCACATAGACGCTGGGTGCCTACCTGCTTCATATGGCGGTACCTTACAACTAGAAGATATGGTCAAATACACGAGACAGTTGTTGAGCGATCAGAAAAAGAAAGTTCTCGCCCTTGACGACATGGAAATACTTAGTACCAGAGGCATTATCTCATCGAGGAAGAGTCAGACGCAGACTGTAAACGGTGATGTCGCAATCCAAGGTAGCTTCAGAAAATTAGAGATAGATTAG